From one Planktothrix agardhii NIES-204 genomic stretch:
- a CDS encoding mannose-1-phosphate guanyltransferase — MKAMILAAGKGTRIRPITYTIPKPLIPILQKPVMEFLVELLRTHGFDQIMVNVSHLADEIENYFRDGQKFGVHIAYSFEGRIEDGNLIGEALGSAGGMKRIQDFNPFFDDTFVVLCGDALIDLDLATAVKWHKEKGAIATIVMKSVPKEQVSSYGVVVTDETGRIKDFQEKPSVNEALSTDINTGIYIFEPEIFKYIPSGCEYDIGSELFPHLVEIGAPFYGISMDFEWVDIGKVPDYWQAIRSVLLGHIKNVSIPGQQVRPGIYTGLNVAVNWDKVNIQGPVYIGGMTRIEDGATIIGPTMIGPNCWVCSDAYVDNSVIFEYSRLGLGVRLVDKLVFGRYCVDKLGASIDVQAAALDWLITDTRQVFHNQSSERQAIVDLLGNT, encoded by the coding sequence ATGAAAGCCATGATTCTGGCGGCTGGAAAAGGAACTCGTATCCGTCCAATTACTTATACCATTCCTAAACCTTTAATTCCGATCCTGCAAAAACCGGTGATGGAATTTTTGGTGGAATTACTACGAACACACGGTTTTGATCAAATTATGGTCAATGTCAGTCATTTAGCAGATGAAATTGAAAACTATTTTCGTGATGGTCAAAAGTTTGGCGTTCATATTGCCTATTCTTTTGAAGGACGAATTGAAGACGGAAATTTAATTGGAGAAGCATTAGGTTCGGCGGGAGGGATGAAAAGAATTCAAGACTTTAATCCCTTTTTTGATGATACTTTTGTGGTTTTATGTGGCGATGCGTTAATCGATTTAGATTTAGCCACAGCCGTAAAATGGCATAAAGAAAAGGGAGCCATTGCCACCATTGTGATGAAATCTGTTCCTAAAGAGCAGGTTTCTAGTTATGGAGTTGTGGTAACTGACGAAACAGGTCGGATTAAAGATTTCCAAGAAAAACCCTCGGTGAATGAAGCCCTCAGTACAGATATTAATACGGGGATTTATATTTTTGAGCCAGAGATTTTTAAATATATTCCTTCCGGGTGTGAATATGATATTGGTAGTGAATTATTCCCCCATTTAGTTGAAATTGGAGCTCCTTTTTATGGGATTTCTATGGATTTTGAATGGGTGGATATTGGGAAAGTCCCTGACTATTGGCAAGCAATTCGCAGTGTGCTGTTAGGACATATTAAAAATGTTTCTATCCCTGGTCAACAGGTGCGCCCTGGCATATATACGGGGCTGAATGTAGCGGTGAATTGGGATAAAGTTAATATCCAAGGCCCTGTTTATATTGGCGGGATGACTCGAATTGAAGACGGAGCGACGATTATTGGCCCGACAATGATTGGCCCGAATTGCTGGGTTTGCAGCGATGCCTATGTGGACAATAGTGTGATTTTTGAATATTCCCGTTTGGGGCTGGGAGTGCGTTTAGTTGATAAATTGGTATTTGGGCGCTATTGTGTGGACAAGCTGGGAGCTTCTATTGATGTCCAAGCAGCAGCCCTGGATTGGTTGATTACGGATACCCGTCAAGTTTTTCATAACCAATCTTCTGAACGACAAGCGATCGTTGATTTATTAGGTAATACTTAA